The Deltaproteobacteria bacterium DNA segment AAGCAGCTGGCCGGTTATGTAGCTTGAATCGTCTGAAGCAAAAAAGACAAACGGCCTCGCCACTTCCTCCGGCTCCGCGAAACGGCCCAGAAGGATGCGTCCCGCATAAATGTCCTTAAGCTTGGGATCCGTTGTGATCTTCTCGGTCATATCCGTGCTCACGATGCCCAGGGAAATAACATTACAGGTGACCCCAATACCAGCGAGTTCCCTTGCCACAGACTTGGTGAAGGAAACGATACCGCCTTTGGCCGCGCTGTATTGAACCTGACCTTTCGTCCCGACAATGCCTGCCACGGAGGTAACGTTGACGATCCGGCCGTAATTTTGCCCCTTGAAATACTTGTAAGCCGCCTGGATGAGAAGAAAAGGGCCTTTCATGTGGATATCCACGATGTCGTCCCACTGTTCTTCCGTCATCTTGTGCAGCATGGCCGGGCTGGTCGTACCGGCATTATTGATGAGAATATGAACGGCGCCGAACGCATCGACGGCAGCCTGAACGGTTTTTTCCGCATCGGCCTTGACCTCGACCTTGCCCTGCACGGCGATAGCCTTGCCGCCCATTTCGGTGATCATTTCAACCACCTCGTTGGCCGTTTTGTGGTTGCCTGCATAATTCACAACCACATTCGCGCCTTCCCGCGCGAAAGCCAGACTGATTGCCCTGCCTACCCCTCTTCCTCCGCCGGTGACGATAGCGGTCTTCCCTTCCAGTTTGCCCATTGGCGCTAACCCCCTGTCTTTTAGTCTAGTCAATACCAACCCATTTGATCTGGACAGGCGCCACATACCGGTACCAAATAACAGTCCTCGTATCGCCTTCCATGGACAAGGTTTCGTAGCAAACAAGAAGGCCCTTGTCAAGCAAATTCTCCCGTCCCCACGGGGGGGCGGCTCCATAAAGGCCGACATATCGGAATCTTACACCATTGATCACCTGAATTGGAACGGGCAGGTCGACGAAAGGAAAGCGCCGTGGAAGTCCAGGCGTCAAGACACCAACTTTACAAATTGACAAGGGAAATAAAGTGTGATAGCGACGCACTCTGGTAACAGACAAGGCACCTTTTTCTAAAAAACTGTGACGGGTCCGGGAAACCTTGATTTTTTCCCATGCTGACCTTTTACAAGACAGCAAAACATTAAATCAGGAGGACAAGTATGAGCAAAGTTGGAATTATTGGCGTGGGGCAAAGTTCGTTCGTGCGCAGCTACCCCGGTTCCATCAGGGAATTGGCTTTCGAGGCCTATAGCGATGCCATGAAAGACGCGCAGATTACGAACGATCTCATTGACGCAACAGTGATCTGTTCGTCCCCCGAGTATGACAAGCAAAGATCGCCGGCCGGTGTCGTCGCCGAGTACCTGGGGCTCAATCCGCAACCGACATTTTACGTGGAAACCCTGTGCTCATCAAGCAGCACGGGCTTAAAACTGGCCTATTCAATGGTCAAATCAGGTCTGCACAGTTGCGTCATGGTGTTGGGTTTCCAGATCATGTCTCAGCTAACCTCCGCGGAATCCCAGGAAAGAATGGGACGGGGTGCTGATATTCAGTGGGAATCGCCCTTCGGTACCATGATGCCTGCTTACTACGCCCTGCACGCCCGGGCTCATTTTGCCAAATATGGAACGACGCCCGATGACTTGGCCCTCATCCGCGTCAAGTCCGGCACCTACGGCCAATTGAACGACAGGGCCGTTTACCGGAAAGGGGTCACGGCGGAAATGTTCGAGGACAAAGACGGTTTCGGAAGCCCCGTTTCCAGCCCGTTGAGACTGGGAGATTGTTGTGCCAACGCCGACGGCAGTTCCTGCATTATCGTTGCCAGCGAAGAGAAGGCCAAGGCCCTTTGCAAGAAGCCCGTATGGATTCTGGGAATCGGCGCCGCCTCGGCCCCGGTCAACATGGTGGGCCGCGACCAGTTCTCCGGCCTGCTCGTGGGCATCGAAGCGGGCAAGGAGGCCTACAAGATGGCGGGCATTTCACCCAAGCACATTGACGTCGCCGAGGTTCACGATTGCTTCACCATCGCCGAAATGATGGCAACGGAAAACCTCGGTTTTGCCGAACCGGGCGGTGGAGCCGAGCTGATTCGGTCCAAGGAAACCTACAAGGAGGGCAGTATCCCGGTCAACGTGGACGGAGGCCTCCTCTCCAAGGGTCATCCCATCGGGGCAACCGGCGGCTCCCAGGTGAGAACCATCGTTCTGCAGCTGAGAGGCGAGGCGGGAGTCATTCAGGTAAAGGATCCGGTCATCGGCCTGATACACAACATCGGTGGCGTCGGATTGTACGGTAACGTTACTATTTTAGGGAGAGAATAGCCATGGCGAAAAAAGAAATCGACCGTCGTTTTGATAAATTCGGCACCGTGAGTTTCATGGGTGTCTCCAAAACCAATGATTTTATAGACCACCTCGAACAGGGGAAAGTGATGGGGACCCGTTGCAAAGTCTGCGGTAAAACCTTCTTTCCTCCTCGGGCAGACTGTTTCCACTCCCTTGCAAGCGACATGGAGTGGTTTGAAGTGGCGGGTACGGGCACGCTTCTGACCTTCAGCACACTGCGCTACGCGCCGGTGGGCTTTGAAGAGGACCTGCCCTACACGATTGCCGTTGTCGATTACGGGGCCTACAAGGTATTCGGCCGTATCGATAAATCCATTGCCTCTGCTGATGACGAACTGAAGGTGGGGATGAGCATGAAAGTCGTTGCCGGCAAAACCGCCAATGACCAGTTGACCTATTTCTTCCAGAAGGCATAACAGGGACAGCAACCGTTTTGGGAAACAGTATATTTTGAATCACAATCGAGGTTAGGGGAACAGGCCACTTCCCCTGACCTCTTTTTTTATCCATGGTAAGTTGACTCTTGACAAAACCGGCGAATTCATATAGGGATAGCGCCTCGCCGTTTCGGAGAGAGAATCAGGAAGGAGGAACGTTTTTTGGCTACCCATAAATCAGCGGAAAAGAGGAGCAGGCAGGCGGAAAGGCGACGGAACAGGAATGTGGCGATTAAGTCCAAAGTAAGAACATATATCAAAAAAGTGGTGAGTGCTTTAGAAAACAAGGATAACGAAGCCGCGTCTGGCTTTCTGGCCGATGCAATTCCGCAAATCGCCAAGGCGGCATCGAAAGGGGTCCTTCACAGAAGGAATGCATCCCGCAAAATTTCGCGCCTGACAAAAAAGATGAACAACCTGACCGCGGAGGCGTGATTAAAAATCCGCAATCATCAATCGATACGCCCTCTCAGCCATGTCTTGTGACAGCTTGATGAGGGCTTCCCTTTTCCCGGTCCTTACCGCATCCCGAACCAGATAATCTTCAGCCCCGGAGAAATTCCGATCTTCCCAGAGGGTCCGCCCCGTCTCCCGATCTTCGAAGACGATCTGCACACTCAGATTGATCCTTTCCTCCATCCCCAAGTCCGTTTCTTCATACGCCGTATAGCGCGTCGAAATTCTCAGGATCCTGCCGCTTACAACCGCATCGGCATCCGCCTCTTCACCCACCACCTGGAAAATATTACTACGGACAAACTGATCAATCATGGCATTGCGAAAAATATTTTCCAGGTAGGCTTCGTCGGTTCTGTTGAGAAAGTTGCCCACGTAAATCTTGCGGATTCCATCCAGGGACCCGGATACCTCACTGAAATGGTAGCCACAGCCCCCCAGGAGCAAAGCAAGAATCACAACCGCCAGCCACCTCCATGCGCTTGTTTTTTTCATGAAAACCAACGGTTCCATCCCTGAGTAAACCGGCTTTTTCCCAGTCTTTTTATCCCGGTCTATTCTCATGACTTCCTTGATTCTCACTCTCTTCTTTTCAGCCATAACATTCTACCTAAAAATGCGCGCCAGGTTCCATTTCCAGAAGAACAGTTGAGGGAAGAGCGAAGCTACCCGCTGGATGCCCCATAAAGTTTTCAGGCTCTCCCCGTGGTGTTCCAAAGGCTTCTTTCAAACCAGGTGTCAGATTGTAAACAACCTTCCCATCCACCATTCTGATCGTTCCTGCTTCTCCAAAGTTGCCGCCGCAGCCTTCGTAAAGCATCATCGTACCGCTCCGGACCTCTTATCCCCGGATGACGATGTTGACGAGTTTCCCCGGAACATAAATTTGTTTGACCATGCTTTTTCCTTCGATGAACCTGGCCACCTTTTCATCAGCCAGGGCGCGGGACTGGATTGTTTCCGCCGTCTCATCGACGGGAACAACTATTCTGCCCCGCACTTTGCCGTTCACCTGGACCACGATCGTCATTTCCTCCGCCGCAATAACGGCCTCATCCCAAATGGGCCAGGAGGCAAATAAAAGGGGTTTCTTTTTACCCAGTTTCGCCCATAGCTCCTGGGAAATATGGGGAACAATGGGCGCCAGCATAAGAACAATGACCTCGATCGCCTCCCGGACAACGGAGAGCCCGATTCGATCCTCTTTTGCCGGCCGCTCCAGAAGATACAGGGTGTTGACCAGTTCCATAACCGCGCTGATAGCGGTATTGAAATGGAATCGGCCCTCAATATCGGACGAGACTTTCCGGATGGTCTGGTGAATCTTCCGGCGAAAGTTTTTGAGCTCCCCGGCCAGGGGAGTTTGGTCATCGCAGGGATCAACAGACGAAATATCCCCGCAGTAATCCATGACGATGCGCCAGGTACGGTTTAGAAACCGGAAGGCTCCATCCACACCCTGCTCACTCCATTCCAGGTCTTTTTCCGGCGGGGCCGCAAACAGGCAGAACATCCGCACCGTATCCGCACCGTACTGACGAACCAACTTGTCAGGATCGATCACATTTTTCAGAGATTTGGACATTTTTTCCGTTTTGCCGATCGTCACGGCGGCGCCGCAGTGGGAACATTTTCCGTTTACCGCCTCTTCAGGGAAGAGATAACCATGCTCCGAGCAGCGGCTGGTTTCCTTGCAGACCATCCCCTGGGTCAACAGGTTGGCGAAGGGTTCGTTCACACTCATTACCCCGAAGTCGCGCAGCATTTTGGCATAAAACCGGGCATAAAGGAGATGAAGAATGGCATGCTCGATACCCCCGATGTATTGATCGACGGGGAGCCAGTAATCAACCCGCTTCTTGTCCAGCCCCGGCTTTTCATGGAAATCGGCACAACAGAAACGGGCATAATACCACGAGGATTCGACAAAGGTGTCCATCGTATCCGTTTCACGCCTGGCGGATCCACCACAGGCGGGACAGGCGGTTTCAAGAAAAGACCGATGTCTGGCCAGGGGTGAGCCCCCTTCGCCTGTCAGGCGGACATCGTTCGGCAACACCACCGGGAGCTGCTCTTCAGGCACGGTGACGACGCCGCACTTCTCACAGTAAACAACGGGAATCGGCGCGCCCCAATAACGTTGCCGTGAAATACCCCAGTCCCGCAAGCGATACTGGATTGTTCGCTTCCCCTTGCCGTTTGCTTCGAGGTAATCAGCAATGGTCTCCAGGGCATGGGTATTGATCATGCCGTTGAAGGGCCCCGAATTCACAAGGATACCTTCATCGACGTAGGCTTCGGTCATAGTCGCTCCATCCAGATCCCGGTCTTTCGGCTGAATGACAATAATTCGTTCCAGACCGAATTTTTCGGCAAACTCAAAGTCCCGCTGATCGTGTGTAGGCACGGCCATGACACATCCCGTACCATAATCCGCCAGGACAAAGTTCGCGGCATAGACGGGCATCCTGTAATTCGTCACCGGGTTAAGGCAGTACGTATCGAGGAAAATGCCCTCTTTCTCGTAATAGTCGGACGTACGCATAAGACGGTCCTGCTTTTTTACTTTTTCCACAAACTCCCTGACATTCCCCTCACAGGCTTTGCCCCTGACCAGTTCCATAACCAGGGGGTGTTCCGCTGCAACCAGCATGAATGTCGCCCCGAAAATCGTGTCCTGCCGGGTCGTAAAAACACGGATTTCTCCATCCCTGTCCGCTATGGGGAAAATCAATTCGCAGCCGTAGCTTTTGCCGATCCAGTTCTTTTGCATCGTCACGACGCGTTCCGGCCAGCCCGGCAGATTGTCGCATCCTTCAAGGAGTTCCTCGACATAAGCCGTAATCCGAAAAAACCACTGATCCAGAGTCTCCTCCCTGACTCCGGAACCACACCGCCAGCACAGGCCTGACTCAACCTGCTCGTTCGCCAGAACGGTCCGGCACTGAGGACACCAGTTGACCGTCGAGGTCTTCTTGTAGGCAAGCCCCTTTTCGTACATCCAGATGAAAAAAAGCTGCTCCCATCGATAATAATCGGGATCACACGTCGAAATTTCTCGTTTCCAATCGTAACTGAACCCCATCCGCTGAAGTTGTCTGCGCATGGCGACGATATTTTCGTTGGTCCATTCCGCCGGATGCACGCCCCGTTCGATTGCGGCGTTTTCCGCGGGCATACCGAAGGAGTCCCAGCCCATGGGATGCAGGACATTGTACCCTTTCATGCGCTTGTAACGGGCAACGACATCACCGATGGTATAATTACGAACATGACCGACATGAATTTTCCCCGATGGGTAGGGGAACATCTCGAGGAGATAGTATTTGGGTTTGGCGGGATCTTCGACGACCTGATACAGTTTTTCTTCTTCCCACCGTTTTTGCCAGGCTTCCTCAATTGCCTGGGGGTTGTATTTTCTGTTCATTTCCATTCCGCCTCCCGGCTTTGCGCCGGTTACAAAACCTGTCACGTTGCGAGAAGCAAGATGAGGAACCCGGCGAAAACCGCTCTTTTATATCAGATTAAGTATGCCTGTTTTTTGCAGATTCCGGTTTCAGCTTGTGAAGTCCCCCCTCACCGACATCCGCCAATCGCAAGTTCGCGTACAGGGCATCGAGAATCCCGTTGATGAAAGAACCGGAATTCTCTGATCCGTAGATTTTGCCAAGATCAATGGCTTCGTTGAGTGTCACTTTGGGTGGGATATCATCACAGAAGAGCAATTCAAATACCGCCATGCGAAGAATATTACGGTCCACCTTCGCCATTCTCGATAGGGACCAGTTTTCCGAATGCCTGCTGATC contains these protein-coding regions:
- a CDS encoding glucose 1-dehydrogenase; this translates as MGKLEGKTAIVTGGGRGVGRAISLAFAREGANVVVNYAGNHKTANEVVEMITEMGGKAIAVQGKVEVKADAEKTVQAAVDAFGAVHILINNAGTTSPAMLHKMTEEQWDDIVDIHMKGPFLLIQAAYKYFKGQNYGRIVNVTSVAGIVGTKGQVQYSAAKGGIVSFTKSVARELAGIGVTCNVISLGIVSTDMTEKITTDPKLKDIYAGRILLGRFAEPEEVARPFVFFASDDSSYITGQLLCVDGGYGMT
- a CDS encoding Zn-ribbon domain-containing OB-fold protein produces the protein MAKKEIDRRFDKFGTVSFMGVSKTNDFIDHLEQGKVMGTRCKVCGKTFFPPRADCFHSLASDMEWFEVAGTGTLLTFSTLRYAPVGFEEDLPYTIAVVDYGAYKVFGRIDKSIASADDELKVGMSMKVVAGKTANDQLTYFFQKA
- a CDS encoding leucine--tRNA ligase — encoded protein: MNRKYNPQAIEEAWQKRWEEEKLYQVVEDPAKPKYYLLEMFPYPSGKIHVGHVRNYTIGDVVARYKRMKGYNVLHPMGWDSFGMPAENAAIERGVHPAEWTNENIVAMRRQLQRMGFSYDWKREISTCDPDYYRWEQLFFIWMYEKGLAYKKTSTVNWCPQCRTVLANEQVESGLCWRCGSGVREETLDQWFFRITAYVEELLEGCDNLPGWPERVVTMQKNWIGKSYGCELIFPIADRDGEIRVFTTRQDTIFGATFMLVAAEHPLVMELVRGKACEGNVREFVEKVKKQDRLMRTSDYYEKEGIFLDTYCLNPVTNYRMPVYAANFVLADYGTGCVMAVPTHDQRDFEFAEKFGLERIIVIQPKDRDLDGATMTEAYVDEGILVNSGPFNGMINTHALETIADYLEANGKGKRTIQYRLRDWGISRQRYWGAPIPVVYCEKCGVVTVPEEQLPVVLPNDVRLTGEGGSPLARHRSFLETACPACGGSARRETDTMDTFVESSWYYARFCCADFHEKPGLDKKRVDYWLPVDQYIGGIEHAILHLLYARFYAKMLRDFGVMSVNEPFANLLTQGMVCKETSRCSEHGYLFPEEAVNGKCSHCGAAVTIGKTEKMSKSLKNVIDPDKLVRQYGADTVRMFCLFAAPPEKDLEWSEQGVDGAFRFLNRTWRIVMDYCGDISSVDPCDDQTPLAGELKNFRRKIHQTIRKVSSDIEGRFHFNTAISAVMELVNTLYLLERPAKEDRIGLSVVREAIEVIVLMLAPIVPHISQELWAKLGKKKPLLFASWPIWDEAVIAAEEMTIVVQVNGKVRGRIVVPVDETAETIQSRALADEKVARFIEGKSMVKQIYVPGKLVNIVIRG
- a CDS encoding LptE family protein, translating into MAEKKRVRIKEVMRIDRDKKTGKKPVYSGMEPLVFMKKTSAWRWLAVVILALLLGGCGYHFSEVSGSLDGIRKIYVGNFLNRTDEAYLENIFRNAMIDQFVRSNIFQVVGEEADADAVVSGRILRISTRYTAYEETDLGMEERINLSVQIVFEDRETGRTLWEDRNFSGAEDYLVRDAVRTGKREALIKLSQDMAERAYRLMIADF
- a CDS encoding 30S ribosomal protein S20 translates to MATHKSAEKRSRQAERRRNRNVAIKSKVRTYIKKVVSALENKDNEAASGFLADAIPQIAKAASKGVLHRRNASRKISRLTKKMNNLTAEA
- a CDS encoding acetyl-CoA acetyltransferase, translated to MSKVGIIGVGQSSFVRSYPGSIRELAFEAYSDAMKDAQITNDLIDATVICSSPEYDKQRSPAGVVAEYLGLNPQPTFYVETLCSSSSTGLKLAYSMVKSGLHSCVMVLGFQIMSQLTSAESQERMGRGADIQWESPFGTMMPAYYALHARAHFAKYGTTPDDLALIRVKSGTYGQLNDRAVYRKGVTAEMFEDKDGFGSPVSSPLRLGDCCANADGSSCIIVASEEKAKALCKKPVWILGIGAASAPVNMVGRDQFSGLLVGIEAGKEAYKMAGISPKHIDVAEVHDCFTIAEMMATENLGFAEPGGGAELIRSKETYKEGSIPVNVDGGLLSKGHPIGATGGSQVRTIVLQLRGEAGVIQVKDPVIGLIHNIGGVGLYGNVTILGRE
- the nusB gene encoding transcription antitermination factor NusB; the protein is MSHRRKAREIALKVLYGLDVANRDVETAIDLFWSHFEGPEEAKTFSSFLIGGTWQKRNHLDELISRHSENWSLSRMAKVDRNILRMAVFELLFCDDIPPKVTLNEAIDLGKIYGSENSGSFINGILDALYANLRLADVGEGGLHKLKPESAKNRHT